Proteins from a single region of Mucilaginibacter daejeonensis:
- a CDS encoding TonB-dependent receptor, which produces MRITFLLSVTVFLQLSFASSAQRLTIQKQRSSLLSVMTEIQRQSQYQFLYTDEMLEGSRSVSIDLTNASLKETLDACFTGQPLTYLIKDKTIVLRRKEMPAPAIVQAEVRGKVLDSKGQPLPGVTIKIKGASGGTQTDNNGNYRITANSKDILVFSYIGYVDQEITVGDQTLINVVLQESVKSLDNVVVIGYGTQKRGDINGAVSSVSAKDIQDVPQTSIDQMLQGKAAGLTITQNSGAPGSSTSVHIRGITSLSGSNEPLYVIDGVPVSGDANNSSTSGRSPLQSLNNDQTAVSPLSLINPSDIESVDVLKDASAAAIYGSRASNGVILITTKRGKNASAKVIYDGWAGIQQPAKYLKMMDLKQYANLQNTLGEIYGATRPEFADPSLLGKGTDWQREIFRTAAMQSHQVSISGGKDGTNYYLSGGYLNQDGMVIGSGFDRYSFRSNVNSQAKSWLNVGMTLSGSRTNENVVFSDNNGIIYNALLNSPDIAVRNADGSFAGPPANQVGGAINAVAQALSITNNLIRNKINGNIYADLRFSNDLSLRSELGGDFNFTDNRLFNPTYAWGQYVNTTASLSELSTQNTFWDWKEYLNYNHTFGGKHAVTGLLGYEVQQYTYRGVSAYRQKFFSNDLQTLNLGDAATARNDEFKGSGVLESAYARGIYTYNGKYSITATIRADKSSNFSSSRNTGYFPSFALSWRLSDEPFMAKIKSFANNIKLRAGYGQVGNQDIGGYLFGSSLTPSSTGLGTGFLFNQIPNPNLTWQTSIQTDIGIDASLFGNRVDLIFDWYNKTSKNFLFQQPLPSYLIGDANYLGGINPPTINGGNLKNNGFEFSIRSQNLKDGKLKWNSNLVFSHYQNKVVSLANNSGPLIGEVINGFLHLPVTRTTVGSSVGEFYGYKVAGIFRTDAQLRNAPNQFGRPLAPTQAGTWLGDIQYQDLNGDGKIDQNDQTSLGNPNPKFTYGLTNTFNYGAFDLSLFLNGSYGAKILNVLNRTIAGASSLYQNQLASVAGFWTPTNADSNIPAPKGGTDNPNLVISDRYISSGSYLRIQNVTLGYNLPTMLIKRIKLSRLRFYGSVQNLYTFTPYKGYDPEIGANNQNVFLTNIDLGRYPIPRTITLGINAEF; this is translated from the coding sequence ATGAGAATCACATTTTTACTTTCCGTTACCGTTTTTTTACAGTTATCGTTCGCCTCAAGCGCGCAGCGATTGACCATTCAAAAGCAAAGGTCATCACTGTTATCAGTGATGACCGAGATACAGCGGCAGAGCCAGTACCAATTTCTTTATACTGATGAAATGCTGGAAGGGAGCCGTTCGGTGTCTATCGATCTGACGAACGCTTCGTTAAAAGAGACACTTGATGCTTGTTTCACCGGTCAGCCCCTCACTTACCTCATTAAGGACAAAACGATCGTCCTGCGTCGTAAAGAGATGCCCGCGCCTGCGATCGTTCAAGCCGAGGTCAGAGGAAAAGTACTTGATAGTAAAGGTCAGCCTTTGCCTGGTGTTACCATCAAAATTAAGGGTGCCAGCGGCGGCACGCAAACAGACAATAACGGCAATTACCGTATCACTGCCAACAGTAAGGACATATTGGTGTTCAGCTACATTGGCTATGTTGACCAGGAGATCACCGTTGGTGATCAGACGCTGATCAACGTGGTTCTTCAAGAGTCAGTAAAGTCACTCGATAACGTAGTAGTTATCGGTTACGGTACGCAAAAGCGTGGTGATATCAATGGTGCGGTATCTTCCGTATCAGCCAAAGATATCCAGGATGTACCCCAAACCAGCATCGACCAGATGTTACAAGGTAAAGCGGCCGGACTTACCATTACCCAAAACTCGGGTGCGCCCGGAAGCTCTACCTCGGTGCATATCAGGGGTATCACCTCATTGAGTGGTAGCAACGAGCCCTTGTATGTGATAGATGGCGTACCCGTTTCCGGCGACGCCAACAATTCCAGCACAAGTGGCAGATCTCCGCTGCAAAGCCTTAACAATGATCAAACGGCTGTTAGTCCACTTTCATTGATCAATCCTAGTGATATAGAGTCGGTAGATGTTTTGAAAGATGCGTCGGCAGCAGCTATCTATGGTAGCCGGGCGTCCAACGGCGTTATCCTGATCACCACCAAGCGCGGTAAGAACGCATCTGCAAAAGTGATCTATGATGGTTGGGCCGGTATACAGCAACCCGCAAAGTACCTGAAAATGATGGACCTTAAGCAGTATGCTAACCTGCAAAATACACTTGGTGAAATTTACGGCGCCACTCGTCCCGAGTTCGCCGACCCAAGTTTGCTGGGTAAGGGAACTGACTGGCAGCGTGAGATATTTCGTACTGCAGCTATGCAAAGTCATCAGGTATCGATCTCGGGTGGTAAAGATGGTACTAACTATTACCTGTCTGGCGGATACTTGAATCAGGATGGAATGGTGATCGGGTCGGGCTTTGACCGTTACTCTTTTCGTTCGAACGTGAATAGCCAGGCCAAAAGCTGGCTGAACGTAGGCATGACCTTGTCTGGAAGCCGCACTAATGAGAACGTTGTGTTCTCTGACAATAACGGCATCATCTATAATGCCTTGCTCAACTCTCCCGATATAGCTGTACGCAATGCCGACGGCTCTTTTGCCGGGCCACCTGCCAATCAGGTAGGAGGGGCCATCAATGCTGTAGCGCAAGCTTTGAGCATCACCAATAATCTGATACGTAACAAGATCAACGGTAACATTTACGCCGACCTTCGCTTTAGCAACGACCTATCTCTACGTTCGGAACTGGGCGGCGATTTCAATTTTACCGATAACCGGCTATTTAACCCTACTTATGCCTGGGGGCAATATGTCAATACCACCGCGTCGTTGAGCGAGTTATCCACTCAAAATACCTTTTGGGATTGGAAAGAGTACCTCAACTACAATCATACATTTGGTGGTAAGCATGCGGTAACGGGATTGCTCGGTTATGAGGTGCAGCAATACACCTACCGAGGCGTTTCGGCATACCGTCAGAAGTTCTTTAGCAATGACCTGCAAACCTTAAATTTAGGCGATGCGGCAACTGCCCGTAATGATGAGTTCAAAGGTAGCGGCGTATTGGAATCTGCTTATGCGCGAGGTATCTATACCTACAACGGCAAATACAGTATCACGGCCACCATCCGTGCCGACAAGTCTTCCAACTTTTCATCATCACGCAACACTGGCTACTTCCCATCATTCGCCTTATCATGGCGCTTGTCTGATGAGCCATTCATGGCTAAGATCAAGTCGTTCGCTAACAATATCAAGCTAAGAGCAGGTTATGGCCAGGTGGGTAACCAGGATATTGGTGGTTACCTCTTCGGCTCATCGCTTACGCCATCGTCTACCGGCTTGGGTACCGGTTTTTTGTTCAATCAGATACCTAATCCCAACCTTACCTGGCAAACTTCTATACAAACAGATATCGGTATCGACGCAAGCCTGTTCGGTAACCGGGTGGATCTTATTTTCGACTGGTACAACAAGACCTCCAAAAATTTCCTCTTCCAGCAGCCACTACCATCTTACCTGATCGGTGATGCCAACTACCTGGGTGGGATCAATCCACCGACGATTAATGGCGGCAACTTGAAGAACAATGGCTTTGAATTTTCCATACGTTCCCAGAACCTTAAAGATGGTAAGTTGAAATGGAATTCTAATCTGGTGTTCTCTCACTATCAAAATAAGGTAGTATCGTTGGCCAATAACAGCGGGCCACTCATTGGCGAAGTGATCAACGGCTTCCTGCACCTACCTGTCACTCGTACCACAGTGGGCAGTTCAGTAGGCGAGTTCTATGGCTACAAGGTGGCAGGTATTTTCCGTACCGACGCACAACTGCGCAATGCACCAAATCAATTCGGACGCCCGTTGGCTCCAACGCAAGCAGGCACATGGCTTGGGGATATCCAATATCAAGACCTGAATGGTGACGGAAAGATAGATCAGAACGATCAGACCTCGTTAGGAAACCCTAACCCTAAGTTCACCTACGGTCTAACCAATACGTTCAATTATGGGGCGTTCGATCTTTCCTTGTTCCTGAATGGTTCATATGGTGCAAAGATCCTGAACGTGCTTAACCGTACTATTGCCGGCGCGTCAAGTCTCTACCAAAATCAGTTAGCATCTGTGGCTGGTTTCTGGACCCCTACTAACGCTGACTCTAATATCCCTGCCCCAAAAGGTGGTACGGACAATCCCAACCTGGTCATTTCAGATCGATATATCTCAAGCGGGTCGTACTTGAGGATACAGAACGTGACCTTGGGATACAATTTGCCGACCATGTTGATCAAACGCATCAAGTTGAGCCGCTTAAGGTTTTATGGCAGCGTGCAGAACCTGTACACGTTC